A single region of the Herpetosiphon gulosus genome encodes:
- a CDS encoding sigma-70 family RNA polymerase sigma factor, whose protein sequence is MHDTLDAQVEAVWHKLQRQFQWSLVHEQAAIIRSVTQDLAQRAAPINEQQIKLAIQQAYAQCLYNAIMAMRRNNPRRNVQPNANLACDDIYTMAFRRALILGVDEELARDIAQEVVKVLITNPEKVRDPKALISWVWYQVRDFTSRYRRAKSADSLEQAEQQTNISAILVSNTNVSKQIEDRLFAQAILDLLPTILSPLQRQIIDLVCFQELTPRDAAERLNTSAHHVRVEKSRALAKIRSHPALQVWIETD, encoded by the coding sequence ATGCACGATACCCTTGATGCTCAAGTTGAGGCGGTATGGCACAAGCTTCAGCGCCAATTTCAATGGTCGCTTGTCCACGAACAAGCGGCGATCATTCGCTCGGTAACCCAAGATTTAGCCCAACGAGCTGCGCCAATTAATGAACAACAGATTAAATTGGCAATTCAGCAAGCCTATGCGCAGTGTCTCTATAATGCTATTATGGCAATGCGCAGGAATAATCCACGGCGGAATGTCCAACCAAACGCCAATTTGGCCTGCGACGATATTTACACAATGGCGTTTCGGCGAGCGCTCATCCTAGGAGTCGATGAGGAACTAGCACGTGATATTGCTCAAGAGGTCGTCAAAGTGTTGATCACGAATCCTGAAAAGGTGCGTGATCCTAAAGCACTGATAAGCTGGGTTTGGTATCAGGTCCGTGATTTTACCAGCCGTTATCGACGAGCTAAATCAGCTGATTCGCTTGAGCAAGCAGAACAGCAAACGAATATTTCTGCGATCTTGGTATCTAACACTAATGTAAGCAAACAAATCGAGGATAGATTATTTGCTCAGGCAATTCTTGATTTGCTACCAACAATCCTCTCTCCACTACAACGTCAGATTATTGATTTAGTTTGCTTTCAAGAATTAACTCCACGCGATGCAGCTGAAAGACTTAATACAAGCGCCCATCATG
- a CDS encoding CHAT domain-containing tetratricopeptide repeat protein, whose product MPSVFTIPEQAYAILNTMERNPRAAVIQAQLFDQDGAEPFWKAFLLGSALLAWERISESVQWLETAHTLAQQAEFPQLWQLHSLRALLLQRSLADSSTEIKAWTSLIDQYQQLNEMTEAARTAIYLARAWHSKRDPQAVQQVVDQWLPYLDNPQDRSDAAKLQRVLGAALVAKGEYLRTIPLLQAAIAWFDHDANLLEIAKCHVEQAWALISSEQLAEAQTLLDQAAVEFQTHDLPLQQAFVKLNQSALLQLRGDYAGALARCQQARELFNQVGRTIDVGSCEGSLGAIYQQIGHWDAAQAHYMLALAIFTEKSAQGRMLMLYLNLASIAILKHDISLAHYYIQSYEKAPLAAEHQLFKGSASRIKADIFYQEAAIDLAMETLYLAHDQFLQNGEYTRAAECRLEHTWIGLQHRHGQTIDQRLLEELVDQFASQPIHQWRALYGLARLAELQHQPSQALSYYEAASQCIFMLRRQLASEHLSSSLFTRAKQLYLDALVCALRLDNAASMLLLAEQQRALTIQRLLRHQLPTIAQGFEQTQLLQSIREISRSVQTQRHNAALKAQLQAQLADYVRMLGQLRHQQLPPELPEQQLEIKTIQANLQRSYGSHWTILSYCWVEHNLLIIGIDHQSIFYECIAITKEVEQLLRLACDPQSRNFAYRDGRLAPDRDDPRWSLQTTLGSLLIPKRVQQQLHADYRLYLVPSGVLHQLPWPALRIADKWLCEMAILQVVPSLTLFAPSPTVVSSKRIFLGGCTTFNHPYPNLDHVEAELDTIATDYPDDYTLDLQQQCQLATIKAMTNKCDYSIIHLATHASMRPIHGLIGHIAFTDGELWLSEIIHLNVAQALVILSTCDGAVAELLPGEENLSLAWAWIIAGAQGVLANLWPSRDGSLSSLLNTIHTTLRKGDDPALALALAHRQAIQREDLVLDWGGLVFTSQYYAAERD is encoded by the coding sequence ATGCCCTCTGTTTTTACGATTCCTGAACAAGCTTATGCCATTCTGAACACCATGGAACGAAATCCTCGGGCTGCAGTAATTCAGGCTCAACTATTCGATCAGGATGGTGCCGAACCATTCTGGAAGGCCTTCCTCTTAGGTTCCGCCTTGTTGGCTTGGGAGCGAATCAGCGAATCAGTCCAATGGTTAGAAACTGCTCATACGCTGGCTCAACAAGCTGAGTTTCCGCAACTATGGCAACTTCATTCGCTTCGCGCACTGCTGCTCCAACGATCATTAGCCGATAGTTCGACGGAGATCAAAGCATGGACAAGCTTGATTGATCAATATCAGCAGCTTAACGAAATGACTGAAGCTGCTCGTACCGCAATCTATTTGGCTAGGGCCTGGCATAGTAAACGCGACCCTCAGGCGGTTCAGCAGGTTGTCGATCAATGGCTGCCCTACTTGGATAATCCTCAAGATCGGAGCGATGCGGCGAAACTCCAGCGTGTTCTTGGAGCAGCGCTGGTGGCGAAAGGCGAATATCTTCGGACAATTCCGCTTTTGCAAGCAGCAATTGCTTGGTTTGATCATGATGCTAATCTGCTTGAAATCGCTAAATGCCATGTTGAACAAGCTTGGGCCTTGATCTCATCCGAGCAATTAGCCGAAGCTCAAACGTTGCTGGATCAAGCGGCGGTTGAATTTCAAACCCATGATTTGCCGTTACAACAAGCCTTTGTGAAACTCAACCAAAGTGCCCTCTTGCAATTGCGCGGCGATTACGCTGGGGCATTAGCTCGTTGCCAACAAGCCCGTGAATTGTTTAACCAAGTTGGTCGAACGATTGATGTGGGGAGTTGTGAAGGAAGCTTGGGCGCAATTTATCAGCAAATTGGGCATTGGGATGCTGCCCAAGCCCATTATATGCTGGCTTTGGCAATTTTTACTGAGAAATCGGCTCAAGGCCGGATGTTAATGTTATATTTAAACCTAGCCAGCATTGCGATTCTCAAGCATGATATCTCCCTAGCACATTATTATATACAATCCTATGAAAAAGCTCCCCTAGCCGCTGAGCACCAATTGTTTAAGGGTAGCGCCTCGCGGATCAAAGCTGATATTTTCTATCAGGAAGCAGCGATTGATTTGGCCATGGAAACGCTTTATTTGGCGCATGATCAGTTTTTGCAAAATGGTGAGTATACTCGTGCTGCGGAATGCCGCTTAGAGCATACCTGGATTGGATTACAGCATCGACATGGCCAAACCATTGATCAACGATTGCTTGAAGAATTAGTTGATCAGTTTGCATCGCAACCAATTCATCAATGGCGAGCCTTGTATGGCTTAGCCCGCTTGGCTGAATTACAGCACCAACCATCCCAAGCACTGAGCTACTATGAGGCGGCTAGTCAATGTATCTTTATGCTGCGCCGTCAACTTGCGAGTGAGCATCTTAGTAGCTCGCTGTTTACGCGAGCCAAACAATTGTATCTTGATGCATTAGTATGTGCTTTGCGCTTGGACAATGCTGCAAGTATGCTGCTATTGGCCGAACAGCAACGAGCATTAACGATTCAACGCCTTTTACGGCATCAATTGCCAACGATCGCCCAAGGCTTTGAACAAACCCAACTCCTGCAATCAATTCGTGAAATCAGTCGTTCAGTTCAAACGCAACGCCATAATGCGGCGCTCAAAGCCCAATTACAAGCGCAACTAGCGGACTATGTTCGGATGCTTGGGCAACTTCGTCATCAACAGCTACCACCCGAATTGCCAGAACAACAGCTTGAGATTAAAACCATCCAAGCTAATCTTCAACGCAGCTACGGCTCACATTGGACAATTCTATCCTATTGCTGGGTTGAGCATAATCTTTTAATTATAGGAATTGATCATCAATCGATTTTCTATGAATGTATCGCCATTACCAAGGAAGTTGAGCAATTGCTGCGGTTGGCATGTGATCCCCAATCCCGCAATTTTGCCTATCGTGATGGGCGCTTAGCACCTGATCGCGATGATCCACGCTGGTCGCTGCAAACAACCTTGGGATCATTGCTTATTCCCAAGCGGGTGCAGCAGCAACTCCATGCTGATTATCGTTTGTATCTTGTGCCAAGTGGTGTTTTACATCAATTGCCTTGGCCTGCCTTGCGCATTGCTGATAAGTGGTTGTGCGAGATGGCAATTTTACAAGTTGTTCCAAGCCTGACGTTATTTGCTCCAAGCCCAACTGTGGTAAGCTCCAAGCGTATTTTTCTGGGTGGTTGTACTACCTTTAATCATCCATATCCAAACCTTGATCATGTGGAAGCCGAGCTGGATACGATAGCGACTGATTACCCAGACGACTACACGCTTGATCTCCAGCAGCAATGCCAGCTTGCTACTATCAAAGCAATGACGAATAAATGTGACTATTCCATTATCCATCTTGCAACCCATGCCAGTATGCGCCCGATTCATGGGCTGATTGGCCATATTGCCTTTACTGATGGAGAGTTATGGCTCAGCGAGATTATCCATTTAAACGTAGCCCAAGCTTTAGTTATTCTATCGACATGTGATGGGGCTGTGGCCGAACTCCTTCCAGGTGAAGAAAACTTAAGTTTGGCATGGGCTTGGATTATCGCGGGTGCTCAAGGAGTGCTTGCCAATCTATGGCCGAGCCGTGATGGCAGCCTCAGTAGCCTTTTAAATACAATCCATACGACGCTTAGAAAAGGAGACGACCCAGCGCTTGCCCTAGCTTTAGCGCATCGCCAAGCCATCCAACGTGAAGACCTCGTTTTGGATTGGGGCGGATTAGTGTTTACCAGTCAATATTATGCTGCAGAACGCGACTAA
- a CDS encoding sigma-70 family RNA polymerase sigma factor, producing the protein MATHHAKVDFVAAFSLAQSWQLSPEQCFEYAITLEQSEAITPEEQALVLSYIHTEKHLVQALQDSNHPDHAAALSEVQAQCLHTIRLYSYHWKKDNALAEEDICQTALLRTLEKIKLFKYRSAFRTWITRIVINESLQLHRRQNTQSRAAEQESLELHAGLQSHQESVLDVAINNVERIEFEAILRQQTDQRLLTVFEMYVDQDATLKQIGEYLHLKPSRVHTLLKLVRDLFRGFRDNPDHNPPQT; encoded by the coding sequence ATGGCAACTCACCATGCGAAGGTTGATTTTGTAGCAGCGTTTAGCTTGGCTCAAAGCTGGCAATTAAGCCCAGAACAATGCTTCGAGTATGCGATTACACTTGAACAGAGTGAAGCCATAACGCCTGAGGAACAGGCGCTCGTTTTGAGCTATATTCATACCGAAAAACATCTGGTGCAGGCACTCCAAGATAGCAACCACCCTGATCACGCAGCTGCGCTGAGCGAAGTTCAAGCCCAATGTCTCCATACAATTCGGCTCTATAGCTACCACTGGAAAAAAGATAATGCCTTAGCCGAAGAAGATATTTGTCAAACAGCCTTGCTAAGAACCCTTGAGAAAATTAAACTGTTCAAGTATCGTTCAGCCTTCCGTACATGGATTACGCGGATTGTCATTAATGAGTCGTTACAGTTACATCGCCGCCAAAATACCCAATCCCGAGCCGCCGAACAAGAGTCGCTGGAATTGCATGCAGGATTACAGAGTCACCAAGAATCAGTGCTTGACGTTGCCATCAATAATGTTGAACGCATTGAATTTGAAGCGATCCTACGCCAACAAACCGATCAACGCTTACTAACCGTTTTTGAAATGTATGTTGATCAAGATGCAACCCTGAAGCAAATTGGGGAATATCTGCATCTCAAGCCAAGCCGAGTGCATACCTTACTGAAGCTTGTCCGGGATTTATTTCGGGGGTTTCGCGATAACCCTGATCACAATCCACCGCAGACCTGA